Proteins encoded by one window of Rhodamnia argentea isolate NSW1041297 chromosome 6, ASM2092103v1, whole genome shotgun sequence:
- the LOC115745965 gene encoding transcription repressor OFP2: MGNYRFRLSDMMPNAWFYKLKDMSSRGRRCHSSLKKHRPNVAVAPSSSYSPRTSSSSAHKSRRKTIYRPSPTPVWTLPTHIPARSPYDDDDDIDASPEPDYLYRRLQHHRRPSHSSSESDSDGDALASFDCKLTSSTTDIIIDINQDQSTSTNTTPRPILPVPPILTKASFTRPRPRPRPRSRASSTSSSQEQTRKTSPARTRKPGIKVRGNSPRIQVAQAQARKSISSVKFSNKNLADSFAVVKSSVDPQKDFWESMVEMIVENDISASKDLEDLLACYLSLNPPYYHPHIVEAFERIWFHMSLT, from the coding sequence ATGGGTAACTACAGGTTCAGATTGTCAGATATGATGCCAAATGCTTGGTTCTACAAGCTTAAGGATATGAGCAGCCGCGGCAGAAGATGTCATTCCTCCCTGAAGAAGCACCGCCCGAATGTGGCCGTCGCGCCCTCTTCCTCTTATTCGCCTCGCACTTCTTCGTCTTCCGCTCACAAGTCCCGCAGAAAAACCATCTATAGGCCTTCTCCCACTCCTGTGTGGACACTACCCACTCACATTCCCGCCCGTTCTCCAtatgatgacgacgacgataTCGACGCTTCCCCCGAACCTGACTACCTCTACCGGCGTCTTCAGCATCATCGTCGCCCATCTCACTCGTCCTCTGAATCCGATAGTGATGGAGATGCCTTAGCCTCTTTCGATTGTAAACTCACTTCTTCCACCACGGACATTATAATCGACATTAACCAAGATCAAAGCACATCTACCAATACAACTCCACGGCCCATCCTGCCGGTTCCCCCCATCCTCACAAAAGCATCTTTTACGAGACCTAGACCGAGACCGAGACCGAGATCAAGAGCTTCATCAACTTCAAGTTCCCAGGAACAGACACGAAAGACCAGTCCTGCCAGAACGAGGAAGCCCGGTATCAAGGTTCGAGGCAACTCTCCTAGGATTCAAGTAGCTCAGGCCCAGGCCAGAAAGAGCATATCCTCTGTAAAATTCAGCAATAAGAATCTGGCGGACAGCTTTGCGGTAGTGAAGTCGTCAGTGGATCCGCAGAAAGACTTCTGGGAATCGATGGTGGAGATGATTGTGGAAAATGACATCAGTGCTTCCAAGGATTTGGAAGATCTGCTCGCCTGTTATCTCTCCCTCAATCCTCCCTACTATCACCCTCACATTGTCGAGGCTTTCGAGCGAATCTGGTTTCATATGTCTCTAACTTAA
- the LOC115745963 gene encoding UDP-xylose transporter 3, giving the protein MSENKGFQLGTIGALSLSVVSSVSIVICNKALISTLGFTFATTLTSWHLLVTFCSLHVALWMKLFEHKPFDARAVMGFGILNGISIGLLNLSLGFNSVGFYQMTKLAIIPCTVLLETLFFRKLFSRSIQFSLVILLIGVGIATVTDLQLNALGSILSLLAVLTTCVAQIMTNTIQKKFKVSSTQLLYQSCPYQAITLFVAGPFLDGMLTNKNVFAFKYTPQVLFFIVLSCLISVSVNFSTFLVIGKTSPVTYQVLGHLKTCLVLAFGYVLLHDPFSWRNILGILIAVVGMVLYSYYCTVETQQKANEASAQLTQPKESETDPLIGVENGSAILNDGVVTKGPVWNSNKDLHA; this is encoded by the exons ATGAGTGAGAACAAGGGGTTCCAGCTGGGCACTATTGGAGCTTTAAGTTTGTCTGTGGTATCTTCCGTGTCCATCGTGATTTGCAACAAGGCCCTCATTAGCACGCTTGGTTTCACGTTTG CCACAACTTTGACAAGCTGGCATCTGTTGGTCACGTTCTGCTCACTTCATGTGGCattatggatgaaattgtttgaaCACAAGCCTTTTGATGCAAGAGCTGTCATGGGATTTGGAATACTGAATGGGATATCGATTGGACTATTAAATCTCAGTTTGGGTTTCAATTCTGTGGGTTTCTACCAG ATGACAAAGCTGGCAATCATCCCCTGCACTGTTCTCTTGGAGACTCTTTTCTTCAGGAAGCTATTTAG TCGGAGCATCCAATTTTCACTTGTAATTCTTCTCATTGGTGTTGGAATTGCAACAGTAACGGATTTACAGCTCAATGCATTGGGCTCCATCTTGTCACTGCTCGCAGTGCTTACGACCTGTGTTGCGCAGATT ATGACTAATACAATCCAGAAGAAGTTCAAAGTTTCTTCAACCCAACTTCTGTATCAGTCTTGCCCTTATCAGGCAATTACGTTGTTTGTCGCGGGTCCTTTTTTAGATGGCATGCTGACGAATAAAAACGTTTTCGCTTTCAAGTATACCCCTCAAGTGCTG TTCTTCATTGTTCTCTCCTGCTTGATATCTGTTTCTGTAAATTTTAGCACATTTTTGGTGATCGGAAAAACATCTCCTGTAACGTATCAAGTCCTTGGACATCTGAAGACTTGTCTGGTTTTGGCTTTCGGCTATGTTCTGCTTCATGACCCTTTTAGTTGGCGCAacattttgggtattttgattGCCGTAGTAGGGATGGTACTTTATTCTTACTACTGCACAGTTGAGACCCAGCAAAAGGCTAATGAGGCATCCGCTCAGCTGACCCAG CCAAAGGAAAGTGAAACTGATCCGCTAATTGGTGTGGAGAATGGAAGTGCAATCTTAAATGATGGTGTTGTTACAAAAGGCCCCGTGTGGAACTCAAACAAGGACCTACATGCATGA